Proteins encoded by one window of Microplitis mediator isolate UGA2020A chromosome 1, iyMicMedi2.1, whole genome shotgun sequence:
- the LOC130674761 gene encoding uncharacterized protein LOC130674761, with translation MKVEIIETIFLLVCIFCGSVTSENRRKIEIPNTDSKNVIEDATVHIIKTCFPHFKNIITMVYKNESNGQQVLKSSTSLDMISTLFDLNSYHHNNIKIKDQIDAVIVISRRNKEEIFTRIRKYDKLNIFNAAVLFIVHNWPNYYCPDAYINLHEGRRLQFLRSYFVCFDFDKKLKVYTSNPDFQWAPSVWKYEESDKEDQNNPFVKPLTMFSRPYVEESICDDLNFDMTKNLTGYNLTIASVGKKYEKKGFDEQIVKALLQALNVGLKKENMSSHSDVRQRMKKKTFDIFTESQNINVHSGNLEPYIITYPVMYTTIEMVTHKRALLTPLEKIYNYYGYLIVLATIIILLITFIVIYLSEGSISFAIFEVLRLLINAEILTRMTTTSSRLFFSVIFLYFLIIHGTFSGRLAEFLTRREYHKNVETLEDLKDPRYTQIYTYPLAEQFITDPVLKAKTIFNNKNCLKRIENNSSVACINNYVSLLPAIHAYDLHRPKKPLLTAYYSQLIRKNLPLASRINSIMIWLAHSGLSQKWTDDMIAEDTRGIKIMKARSLMYYRPITFDDLEFSLVMLAIGLISSTICFVFELFIGWVVPKKRKRPRAKWMIPKAFIQFKIKNRFKNIVPNFYHVQNSETRKRRNIVTQFLRNLFQYFFK, from the exons ATGAAGGTGGAAATTattgaaacaatttttctaCTAGTCTGTATTTTTTGCGGGTCAGTGACGTCGGAAAATAGACGTAAAATCGAAATCCCAAATACGGATTCAAAGAACGTCATCGAAGATGCAACG GTTCACATTATCAAAACATGCTTTCCACATTTCAAGAATATCATTACTAtggtttataaaaatgaatcaaatgGCCAACAAGTTTTAAAGTCTTCCACAAGTTTAGACATGATTAGTACATTATTCGATCTAAATTCATATCATCATaacaatattaaaatcaaagaTCAAATAGATGCAGTAATAGTAATTTCAAGAAGAAATAAAGAAGAAATATTCACAAGGATTCGAAagtatgataaattaaatatatttaatgctGCTGTGCTTTTCATAGTACATAATTGGCCAAACTATTATTGTCCTGACGCATACATAAACCTCCACGAGGGACGGAGATTACAATTCTTAAGATCCTATTTCGTGTGCTTcgattttgataaaaaacttAAAGTCTACACTTCTAATCCTGATTTCCAGTGGGCACCGTCTGTTTGGAAGTATGAAGAATCAGACAAAGAAGACCAAAATAATCCATTTGTCAAACCTTTGACGATGTTTTCTCGACCCTATGTTGAAG aaagTATCTGCGATGACTTAAATTTTGACATGACAAAAAATCTAACCGGTTACAATTTAACAATAGCGtctgttggaaaaaaatatgaaaaaaaaggttttgATGAACAGATTGTCAAAGCTTTACTACAAGCATTAAATGTAGGActcaaaaaagaaaatatgagTTCGCATTCAGATGTCCGTCAgcgtatgaaaaaaaagacttttgATATATTCACAGAAAGTCAAAATATCAATGTTCATTCTGGAAATTTAGAACCATATATCATTACTTATCCCGTAATGTACACTACCATCGAAATGGTGACCCATAAACGAGCTTTGCTTACGcctttagaaaaaatatacaattacTACGGCTATTTAATTGTCTTAgcgacaattattattttactaataaCATTCATAGTTATCTATTTATCCGAGGGTAGCATCTCATTTGCAATATTCGAAGTACTTCGGTTGTTAATAAACGCAGAAATATTAACACGCATGACTACAACATCAagtcgtttatttttttcagttattttcttatattttttaataatccaCGGGACATTTAGCGGACGATTGGctgaatttttaacaagacgggagtatcataaaaatgTTGAGACTCTAGAAGATCTTAAAGATCCCCGTTACACACAAATTTATACTTACCCACTAGCCGAACAATTTATCACTGACCCGGTACTGAAAGCTAAAACAATCTTCAACAATAAAAACTGTCttaaaagaattgaaaacaattcaTCGGTTGCTTGTATCAATAATTATGTCAGTCTCTTACCTGCAATACACGCTTATGATTTACATCGGCCAAAAAAGCCCTTGCTTACTGCGTACTATTCGcagttgataagaaaaaatctGCCATTGGCATCGCGCATCAATAGTATCATGATATGGCTCGCGCATTCAGGGCTGTCCCAAAAATGGACCGATGACATGATCGCTGAAGACACACGTGGGATTAAAATTATGAAGGCCAGATCGCTGATGTATTACCGCCCGATAACTTTTGATGACTTGGAATTTTCTTTAGTCATGCTGGCTATTGGCTTAATTTCCTCGacaatttgttttgtttttgaacTCTTTATTGGCTGGGTTGTACCCAAAAAACGTAAGAGACCGCGCGCTAAGTGGATGATACCCAAAGCATttattcaattcaaaattaaaaacagatttaaaaatattgttccgAATTTTTATCACGTACAAAATAGTGAGACACGAAAAAGAAGAAATATTGTGACGCAGTTCTtgagaaatttatttcaatatttttttaagtga